One Gimesia chilikensis DNA segment encodes these proteins:
- a CDS encoding TolC family protein: protein MHKAFPSIDQNHHSRLWPVFLLVVWGCSGCALLPGQLNSKALIENKVIASEALPSKSINQAEHETAESDAAKLDSQISLAAHEAQDSRSLPRQSANTPVALLPPDFETPAEPPIRTAAVPPVKSDYQLTQAIAPYTPLPPAPTSAKPSPLPESFAADAWSTQLIPQNFTPWWADSVTLQFRPQSHQSPVNVNTLIQETLLNSSQVRIINDDPIIAETAITQAMAEFDPKLFIESKFNRISIPSSSTLDTGTNFSRLRENNWSSNFGVRRKNSQGGELEFSQQFGLNTSNSIFFVPPNQGDTRLTLSYNQPLLNGRGEAYNESLIVLAELNTDITSDRTQAALQDHLLKVTETYWELYLNRVLFIQKQKHLQDGMRILKYLEQRYNIDSLQSQIARARAAVAKRRSELIRIEAAVQNSETRLRALVNSPQLKSSPNLELISIQQPIDNSLPVTIEDAMATALEYRSEVDIASREIEAARVRLGVACNDLLPKLDLVLETYLSGLKGEFDLSRAWVDQFSVGEPSYTAGLVFEVPLYRQEARSRHLQRSVELRRLLSRFELTVENLRAEVETAVRQVRTANRNLQSQYQAMIAAEADVEFLQRRWEMAPGLDRASSFLLEDLIDSQDRRAEAEQAFVAAQVDHVLSQTRLNRTTGTILRQERIVPEDMSEGPVPSSEQDAPPPVVPADSDQQQGPKL from the coding sequence ATGCATAAGGCTTTTCCCTCCATTGATCAGAACCACCACAGTCGACTCTGGCCCGTTTTTCTATTGGTCGTCTGGGGATGCTCGGGTTGCGCGCTGCTTCCAGGCCAACTCAACTCGAAAGCGCTCATCGAAAACAAAGTCATCGCAAGTGAGGCTTTACCCTCAAAGTCGATCAATCAGGCGGAGCATGAAACTGCTGAGTCCGATGCCGCTAAACTAGATTCACAGATCAGCCTGGCCGCGCACGAAGCGCAGGATTCCAGATCCCTGCCCCGTCAGAGTGCCAATACGCCGGTGGCTCTATTGCCGCCTGACTTCGAAACGCCCGCTGAGCCTCCCATACGAACTGCAGCCGTTCCCCCTGTGAAATCAGACTACCAGCTGACGCAGGCGATCGCTCCCTACACTCCGCTGCCTCCTGCCCCCACCTCTGCTAAACCTTCCCCTTTACCAGAGTCGTTTGCAGCCGATGCATGGAGCACCCAGTTGATTCCGCAAAACTTCACTCCCTGGTGGGCCGACAGCGTCACCCTGCAGTTCCGACCTCAGTCTCACCAGAGCCCGGTGAATGTGAATACGCTGATCCAGGAGACGCTGTTGAATTCGTCCCAGGTACGCATCATCAACGACGATCCCATCATCGCCGAAACCGCCATCACACAGGCGATGGCCGAGTTTGATCCCAAACTGTTTATCGAATCCAAGTTCAACCGCATCAGTATCCCGTCCAGCAGCACCCTTGATACCGGGACGAATTTCAGTCGGCTGCGGGAAAACAACTGGAGTTCGAACTTCGGCGTAAGACGTAAAAACAGTCAGGGGGGCGAGCTTGAGTTTTCACAGCAGTTTGGTTTGAACACCAGCAACTCCATCTTTTTCGTCCCGCCCAACCAGGGAGATACCCGGCTGACATTGAGTTATAACCAGCCGCTCCTCAATGGCCGGGGAGAGGCTTACAATGAGAGCCTGATCGTGCTGGCGGAACTGAATACCGACATCACCTCCGATCGCACCCAGGCCGCTCTGCAGGATCATCTGCTGAAAGTGACCGAAACTTACTGGGAACTCTACCTGAACCGTGTGCTGTTTATCCAGAAGCAGAAACACCTGCAGGACGGCATGCGGATTCTGAAGTACCTCGAACAGCGCTACAACATCGATTCCCTGCAGAGCCAGATCGCCCGCGCCCGGGCAGCCGTGGCCAAACGACGCTCGGAACTGATTCGCATTGAAGCCGCCGTACAGAACTCCGAAACACGCCTGCGGGCCCTGGTCAATTCACCCCAGCTTAAATCCAGCCCGAACCTGGAACTGATCTCAATTCAGCAGCCCATCGACAACAGCCTGCCCGTCACCATTGAAGACGCCATGGCCACGGCCCTCGAATACCGCTCGGAAGTTGATATCGCTTCCCGCGAGATTGAGGCAGCCCGTGTTCGGCTGGGAGTCGCCTGCAACGATCTGCTTCCCAAACTCGACCTGGTTCTGGAAACGTATCTCTCCGGCTTGAAAGGGGAATTTGATCTTTCCCGCGCCTGGGTCGATCAGTTCAGTGTCGGGGAACCCAGTTATACTGCAGGCCTGGTATTCGAGGTTCCCCTCTATCGTCAGGAAGCCCGCTCACGTCACCTGCAGCGATCGGTCGAGCTCCGCCGCTTGTTGAGCCGCTTCGAACTGACCGTGGAAAACCTGCGTGCAGAGGTGGAAACAGCCGTCCGCCAGGTCAGGACAGCGAACCGGAACTTACAGAGCCAGTACCAGGCCATGATCGCCGCGGAAGCGGATGTCGAATTCCTGCAGCGTCGCTGGGAAATGGCCCCCGGTCTGGATCGTGCATCCAGCTTTCTGCTCGAGGACCTGATCGACTCCCAGGACCGCCGGGCCGAGGCAGAGCAGGCTTTCGTTGCTGCCCAGGTGGACCACGTGCTCAGCCAGACCCGCTTGAACCGGACCACGGGCACCATCCTGCGACAGGAACGAATCGTTCCCGAAGACATGTCCGAAGGTCCCGTCCCCAGTTCTGAACAAGACGCACCGCCGCCGGTAGTCCCCGCCGATTCTGATCAGCAACAGGGGCCTAAGCTATGA
- a CDS encoding preprotein translocase subunit SecA has protein sequence MKRHLWTRQTQPAHDRELLARVPTLASALQQLGDTELASRYQQLKQQNHNLPEQTTILTFALVSEAVRRALGLNYYREQLMAGLAMIRGEIVEMQTGEGKTITAVLPACWYALAERGVHVMTVNDYLAERDFETLSPVYHRLGLTAGLNQPRLSPEEKRTAYAADITYGPGYEFGFDYLRDQIMTLSQQRPRLGSQFTRTLNGQLLTPPQPVQSAHAVAIIDEADSVLIDEATVPLVLSSQGGQPADNTDIYQAARQAALTLKAGQDFLVNQQASELQITDLGLLRLSADRSLIPIERLDRPWMQYVEQALRAELFYHRDLHYVVIENRVQIVDPHTSRIFTDRTWRNGLHQAVEAKEGKPVTTESQPIARIMRQKYFQLYDQLSGMSGTVQGCQQELREVYGVRYSYIPPHRPSRRTDLPVRLFKDQHSREQAFVRTIQEMQHTHRPILAGTADIDASRRLSNMLHELGIAHQLLNGIQDAEEAAVIAAAGQPQAVTIATNLAGRGTDIQLGPGVAESGGLHVLAAGFQLTERIDRQLIGRAARKGEPGSSQILASLDDTLFRQAKSAWVDSLKQLADETGEIPVSRQTLGKITKTQRRVEETGRQRRKQLTQHDDWLSSATCSTWN, from the coding sequence ATGAAACGTCATCTCTGGACCCGACAAACACAGCCCGCACACGACCGCGAGCTACTGGCGCGCGTGCCAACGCTTGCGTCTGCCTTACAACAGCTTGGAGATACCGAACTCGCCAGCCGTTACCAGCAGTTGAAACAGCAGAATCACAATCTCCCTGAGCAGACTACGATCCTGACCTTTGCCCTCGTCTCCGAAGCAGTCCGCCGTGCTCTGGGATTGAATTATTACCGGGAACAACTCATGGCGGGACTGGCGATGATCCGCGGTGAGATCGTGGAGATGCAAACCGGAGAAGGAAAAACGATCACTGCAGTCTTACCAGCCTGCTGGTACGCGCTGGCAGAGCGTGGCGTGCACGTCATGACGGTCAACGATTACCTCGCGGAACGCGATTTTGAGACGCTTTCTCCGGTATATCATCGCCTCGGCTTAACTGCAGGCCTGAATCAACCGCGCCTGTCCCCAGAAGAAAAACGAACTGCCTACGCAGCCGACATTACGTATGGACCAGGGTATGAGTTCGGTTTTGACTATCTCCGCGATCAGATCATGACGCTCTCTCAGCAACGTCCTCGACTGGGCAGTCAGTTTACCCGCACCCTGAATGGCCAGCTGCTGACTCCTCCACAGCCGGTCCAGTCTGCGCATGCCGTCGCGATCATCGATGAAGCAGACAGTGTACTCATCGACGAAGCCACCGTTCCATTGGTCCTCTCTTCGCAGGGGGGACAGCCGGCAGACAACACAGACATTTACCAGGCGGCACGACAGGCGGCGCTTACTCTCAAAGCAGGGCAGGATTTCCTCGTCAATCAGCAGGCTTCCGAATTACAGATCACCGACCTGGGCCTCCTCCGTCTGTCAGCAGATCGCAGCCTGATTCCCATCGAACGCCTTGATCGTCCCTGGATGCAATATGTCGAACAGGCACTGCGGGCCGAACTGTTTTATCATCGCGACCTGCATTATGTCGTCATTGAAAACCGCGTGCAGATTGTCGATCCGCATACCAGCCGCATTTTCACCGATCGCACCTGGCGGAATGGTCTGCACCAGGCCGTGGAAGCCAAAGAGGGAAAACCGGTCACCACAGAGAGCCAGCCGATCGCCCGGATCATGCGACAGAAATACTTCCAGCTTTACGATCAACTGAGCGGCATGTCGGGAACCGTGCAAGGTTGCCAGCAGGAACTGAGAGAGGTATACGGAGTCCGCTACTCTTACATTCCCCCGCACCGGCCCAGTCGCAGGACGGATCTCCCCGTCCGCCTGTTTAAAGACCAACACAGCCGGGAACAGGCCTTCGTGCGTACGATTCAGGAAATGCAGCACACTCATCGCCCCATACTCGCAGGTACAGCCGATATTGATGCCAGCCGTCGACTCTCAAATATGTTGCATGAACTGGGAATCGCTCACCAGCTGTTGAATGGAATCCAGGATGCAGAAGAAGCGGCTGTCATCGCAGCCGCAGGACAACCGCAGGCAGTCACCATAGCTACGAACCTGGCAGGTCGTGGAACCGATATTCAACTGGGTCCGGGCGTCGCTGAGTCGGGCGGTTTGCATGTACTGGCCGCCGGCTTCCAGCTGACCGAACGTATCGACCGGCAGTTAATCGGACGTGCTGCCCGCAAGGGGGAACCAGGCTCGAGTCAAATCCTGGCATCGCTCGATGACACCCTGTTCCGCCAGGCCAAGTCCGCCTGGGTCGATTCACTGAAACAACTGGCTGACGAGACCGGCGAAATTCCTGTCAGCAGACAGACCCTGGGAAAAATCACAAAGACCCAACGCAGAGTAGAAGAGACTGGCAGGCAGCGGCGGAAACAACTGACCCAGCATGATGACTGGTTAAGCAGTGCCACCTGCAGCACGTGGAACTGA
- a CDS encoding efflux RND transporter periplasmic adaptor subunit has translation MSLTGLLACSPLRAFAVELEGYTEPYRTIRVATDETGVIDQIFVSEGEAVPQGTPLVRLNNDIYQALLAVAEQNMNARGRLESVRAELELKSERLKILQSLRQEGNARQEEVDRARYENAVAKANIQTVQEELLSRKLEYQKIKTQIDRRTIRAPISGVVSLIHKEQGEFVAPNSPETMTLVQLDQLLAYFTLTSQQAAQLHINDKIRISFKHNQTSTEGTIEYISPVTDAQSGTVLVKIRIDNQKGDFRSGERCTIQLES, from the coding sequence ATGAGCCTGACAGGACTGCTGGCCTGCAGCCCGCTCCGCGCGTTCGCCGTCGAACTGGAAGGGTACACCGAACCTTACCGTACGATCCGGGTCGCCACAGACGAAACAGGTGTCATCGATCAGATTTTTGTGAGCGAGGGAGAAGCGGTCCCGCAGGGAACGCCACTCGTGCGACTCAACAATGATATCTACCAGGCCCTGCTGGCGGTCGCAGAGCAGAACATGAATGCCCGGGGACGTCTGGAAAGTGTCCGCGCAGAACTGGAACTGAAAAGCGAACGCCTTAAGATCCTGCAATCACTGCGACAGGAAGGCAACGCCCGCCAGGAAGAGGTCGATCGGGCCCGTTATGAAAATGCCGTCGCGAAAGCCAACATCCAGACGGTTCAGGAAGAACTCCTGTCCCGCAAACTCGAATATCAGAAAATCAAAACCCAGATTGACCGTCGCACGATCCGAGCACCGATTTCCGGCGTCGTCAGCCTGATCCACAAAGAGCAGGGCGAATTTGTCGCCCCCAACAGTCCCGAAACCATGACGCTCGTACAACTCGATCAGCTACTGGCCTACTTCACGCTGACCAGCCAGCAGGCCGCCCAATTACACATCAACGACAAGATCAGAATTTCATTTAAACACAACCAGACCTCAACCGAAGGAACGATTGAGTACATTTCACCAGTCACCGATGCCCAGAGCGGCACCGTGCTGGTCAAAATCCGGATCGACAACCAGAAGGGAGATTTTCGCAGTGGCGAACGTTGTACGATTCAATTGGAAAGTTAA
- a CDS encoding efflux RND transporter periplasmic adaptor subunit, translated as MHPESTHPKQRPPVRVLNHRGRRHRSLHKSLLRCALTAQTFDELLHSLIGELKQHCQPALILYYHPAETATQATSRILYQQSASTPDAALLSQLNQVCQNSIQSKEVEIQPCVDINFMLYAAPITTRGQAADALGVVFPATNSTEPFSLLLQALATHITLWQTLREGLQQEQHARDSAAIVELLSNLSRSTNFTQAAGQTASDLADYLGCRQIAIGSQEATHTRCRLVGLSGCPQFDKAAKSVGLIEAALDETLRQQTSLVWTDQHSTENAELRPLQTVGEQLQAKSILCVPLTCTDQQADTVVCVVDLPLDRLKQTQCLLEAAGQPLANALHAAQRRSSLRGNWKAAVRQSLQGKTRRAVLAACLLFTALMFIPWPYQVKCACQLEPVMQRFVVAPFAGSLETMLVEPGDLVHQGDVLARMDPRELKWKRASLISDQKQAIKRRDSAQAARDFTTQQLSRLEAERLGLEIELLDHRINNLEIKSPVDGIVVAGTMNWAEGAPLEIGEALFEIAPLDQMVVEVAVPDSEISHVREAQSVHIRLEALPDSDQTLQLERIHPRAELRDDANIFVAEAAVDNSQGLLRPGMKGRASIQTAPQPVYWILFHKPWNLIRKYLY; from the coding sequence ATGCATCCGGAAAGCACTCATCCGAAACAACGACCACCGGTTCGCGTCCTCAATCACAGGGGACGTCGACATCGCAGTCTGCACAAGTCCCTGCTGCGCTGCGCGCTGACGGCTCAGACATTTGACGAACTGCTGCACTCACTAATCGGAGAACTGAAACAGCACTGTCAGCCGGCTTTGATCCTCTATTACCACCCCGCGGAAACAGCAACTCAAGCCACCAGTCGAATCCTGTATCAACAATCAGCCTCCACACCTGATGCCGCCCTGCTTTCACAGCTGAACCAGGTCTGTCAGAACAGCATCCAGAGTAAAGAAGTCGAGATTCAGCCCTGCGTCGACATTAACTTCATGCTCTATGCGGCGCCCATCACCACCCGGGGACAGGCGGCTGACGCGTTGGGTGTGGTCTTTCCCGCGACAAATTCAACCGAACCGTTCTCGCTGCTCCTGCAGGCACTCGCAACTCATATCACACTCTGGCAGACGCTGCGCGAGGGGCTGCAGCAGGAACAACATGCCCGTGACTCCGCTGCGATTGTGGAACTGCTTTCGAATCTGTCCCGTTCCACCAACTTCACCCAGGCAGCCGGCCAGACCGCCTCTGATCTGGCCGATTATCTGGGCTGTCGTCAGATCGCCATCGGCAGTCAAGAAGCAACTCACACGCGTTGTCGCCTAGTGGGACTCTCGGGCTGCCCCCAGTTTGACAAGGCGGCGAAATCGGTTGGACTCATCGAAGCAGCCCTGGATGAAACGCTCAGGCAACAGACATCACTCGTCTGGACCGACCAACACAGTACTGAAAACGCCGAGCTTCGACCGCTGCAAACGGTTGGCGAGCAACTGCAGGCGAAATCAATTCTCTGTGTCCCACTCACTTGCACTGACCAGCAGGCAGATACCGTAGTCTGTGTTGTCGACCTCCCGCTGGATCGACTGAAACAGACGCAATGCCTGCTGGAAGCCGCTGGTCAGCCCCTGGCGAATGCCTTGCATGCTGCGCAGAGGCGATCGAGTCTGAGAGGAAACTGGAAGGCGGCTGTCCGTCAGTCGCTGCAAGGAAAGACCCGCCGGGCGGTGCTGGCTGCTTGCCTGCTCTTCACGGCCCTGATGTTTATTCCCTGGCCTTACCAGGTCAAATGTGCCTGTCAGCTCGAACCGGTGATGCAGCGGTTCGTCGTCGCCCCCTTTGCCGGCTCACTGGAAACCATGCTGGTCGAACCGGGAGACCTGGTCCACCAGGGAGACGTTCTGGCCCGGATGGATCCCCGGGAACTCAAGTGGAAACGGGCCAGCCTGATTTCAGATCAGAAGCAGGCGATCAAACGTCGCGACTCGGCCCAGGCGGCCCGCGACTTTACGACCCAGCAGTTGTCACGATTGGAAGCGGAACGCCTCGGTCTGGAAATCGAGCTGCTCGATCATCGCATCAACAATCTGGAAATCAAAAGTCCCGTCGACGGGATCGTCGTCGCGGGAACTATGAACTGGGCCGAAGGGGCACCCTTGGAGATTGGCGAGGCGCTGTTTGAAATCGCCCCTTTGGATCAGATGGTCGTGGAGGTCGCCGTGCCCGATTCTGAAATCAGTCATGTGCGGGAAGCCCAGAGCGTTCATATTCGCCTGGAAGCACTACCCGACTCAGACCAGACCCTGCAGCTGGAACGAATTCATCCCCGGGCAGAACTGCGGGATGACGCTAATATTTTCGTGGCGGAAGCAGCCGTGGATAACAGCCAGGGCCTGCTGCGACCGGGGATGAAAGGGCGGGCCAGTATTCAGACCGCCCCACAGCCTGTCTACTGGATCCTGTTTCACAAACCGTGGAATCTGATCAGGAAGTACCTGTATTAA
- a CDS encoding HlyD family efflux transporter periplasmic adaptor subunit, with amino-acid sequence MQPDVSIRDFFSSRLKLRADLTFTLQHANGEDYYTINDSLHSRYYRVGQTEYTFLRLLDGRSTVQECYSKLSTALPFHQLSQDDIISLCQWAFGSELLKNQDERLRPAGADQSPATAWLAKLNFLVFRLPIGNPDRLFSRLAHTWGWLFSTPALIAWCSLLLWALFRIGLNWDAFYGSSQTILSADNWIWLAGCWVILKLCHESAHGIVCKLYRGSVREAGSLFVLFAPLPYVDVTSSWSFPSRWSRMHVAAAGLYVELLIAALAALVWGQTSHAWLNHACFNIVFTASITSLLFNLNPLMKFDGYYILVDLLEIPNLSTNGQLWIRQWAKRTFLGVNTLLPNWSRRVRLITAGYGIASLCWRILVCITLTVAAATLLEGAGVILAGIAIALWIIQPVWRCAMYIAVGKPGEAPQRGRFVLVSGSLLLTSFLVLAYVPWLGNFQAPAIVDYPPQGTEHAPLPGFIKQIEVQSGQQVHRGQTLIQLWNPDLELELAKLRIEIQQSELRIYQFDQQRKIAERQIEQEVLQDLQAKLQEKEQLFEELTIRSEIDGRVVTRNLQAKLGTYVKQGDPIITIGDDRHKELHIAVAQHELEHFLNTPGSTVLAHLPHHQAIPCPVQKVVPRASVTLTHPALAAAYGGALPVKPASSEKKGDEYELLDPRFNLVVSLASDQSSELHAGQRIDVTCRPQHYSVGRHLYHRVSSWLNKRLEE; translated from the coding sequence ATGCAGCCCGATGTGAGTATCCGCGATTTTTTCAGCAGCCGGCTCAAACTGCGCGCAGATCTGACTTTCACACTCCAGCATGCCAATGGTGAGGACTACTACACCATCAACGATTCCCTGCACTCGCGTTACTATCGTGTGGGTCAGACCGAATATACGTTCCTGCGGCTGCTCGACGGACGGTCGACTGTTCAGGAATGTTACAGCAAACTCTCAACCGCGCTCCCCTTTCATCAACTCTCACAGGACGACATTATCAGTCTTTGCCAATGGGCGTTCGGCAGTGAGTTACTGAAAAACCAGGATGAGCGACTGCGTCCGGCTGGCGCCGATCAAAGTCCAGCGACAGCCTGGCTTGCAAAATTGAATTTCCTCGTCTTTCGTCTGCCGATTGGCAATCCGGACCGACTCTTCTCCCGACTGGCACACACCTGGGGCTGGCTGTTCTCCACTCCCGCGCTGATCGCCTGGTGCAGCCTGCTGCTCTGGGCTCTGTTTCGCATCGGCCTGAACTGGGACGCATTCTATGGTTCATCCCAAACGATACTCTCCGCAGACAACTGGATCTGGCTGGCCGGCTGCTGGGTGATTCTCAAGCTGTGCCACGAGTCAGCACACGGCATCGTCTGTAAGCTTTATCGGGGTTCCGTTCGTGAAGCAGGATCGCTGTTCGTCCTGTTCGCCCCGCTCCCTTATGTCGATGTCACTTCCAGCTGGAGCTTCCCCTCCCGCTGGTCACGAATGCATGTTGCCGCAGCTGGACTCTACGTCGAACTGTTGATCGCAGCCCTCGCCGCTCTGGTCTGGGGACAGACTTCGCATGCCTGGCTGAACCATGCCTGCTTCAACATCGTTTTCACGGCAAGTATCACCAGCCTGCTGTTTAACCTGAACCCGTTGATGAAATTTGATGGCTACTACATCCTGGTCGACCTGCTGGAAATCCCCAACCTGTCTACGAACGGGCAACTCTGGATCAGGCAGTGGGCCAAACGAACGTTTCTAGGCGTGAATACCCTGCTCCCCAACTGGTCGCGGCGCGTCCGGCTGATCACAGCCGGCTATGGAATCGCCTCGCTCTGCTGGCGGATTTTAGTCTGCATCACCCTCACGGTCGCTGCGGCGACTCTGCTGGAAGGAGCCGGAGTCATTCTCGCCGGGATCGCTATTGCACTCTGGATCATCCAGCCTGTCTGGCGGTGTGCAATGTATATTGCAGTGGGAAAGCCGGGGGAAGCTCCGCAACGAGGCCGATTTGTGCTGGTCAGCGGTTCTCTGTTGTTGACGAGTTTTCTGGTCCTGGCCTACGTCCCCTGGCTGGGAAACTTCCAGGCGCCGGCGATCGTGGATTATCCCCCTCAAGGAACCGAGCACGCCCCTCTGCCTGGCTTTATCAAACAGATCGAAGTGCAAAGCGGACAACAGGTTCACCGGGGACAGACGCTGATCCAGTTATGGAATCCCGATCTGGAACTCGAGCTGGCGAAATTGAGAATCGAAATTCAACAGTCAGAGTTACGGATCTACCAGTTCGACCAGCAACGCAAAATCGCAGAGCGACAGATCGAACAGGAAGTACTGCAGGACCTACAGGCAAAACTTCAGGAAAAAGAACAACTGTTCGAAGAGCTGACGATCCGCTCTGAAATCGACGGTCGCGTGGTGACCCGCAATCTGCAGGCAAAGCTCGGAACGTATGTCAAACAGGGAGATCCCATTATCACCATTGGAGACGACCGCCATAAAGAGCTGCACATCGCCGTTGCGCAGCATGAGCTCGAGCATTTCCTGAACACGCCGGGGAGCACCGTCCTGGCACATCTCCCTCACCATCAAGCGATTCCCTGTCCGGTGCAGAAGGTGGTCCCGCGTGCCAGTGTGACGTTAACTCATCCCGCTCTCGCAGCAGCATACGGCGGTGCGCTGCCTGTCAAACCAGCGTCTTCCGAAAAAAAGGGAGACGAATACGAGCTGCTCGATCCCCGGTTCAACCTCGTGGTCTCGCTCGCTTCAGATCAGTCCTCTGAGCTACATGCAGGACAGCGGATCGATGTCACCTGTCGGCCTCAGCACTACTCCGTCGGCCGACATCTGTACCATCGGGTCTCCAGCTGGCTCAACAAACGCCTGGAAGAGTAA
- a CDS encoding TolC family protein: MRWNSPTVFLYNAIQQPHVIALAMVCSMLLLSGCQIPDLFGAAEGAPLPDDFSGRASVDSSADVGIKEFFDDPTLTFLIGQGLASNQELQIRNWEVQVASNEVLSRRGAYLPFVTVGADGGFDRTSRFTPLGAAEDQLTYPGSGGANFPDPLGNVRLSANLLWRIDVWRELRNARDAAEQRLCEAIELRNYFVTQLVAEVADNYYELAALDQRLVYLNQTIELQKKSLEVAKFQKDAARGTELGVQRFLAEVRKNESEKLIVSQRIIEVENRINFLVGRYPQAVDRVGWDFIKLDSQPLHVGVPSQLLLNRRDIQAAEREVAASGLDVLVARARFFPRFDITASVGYEAFNPRYLFDPGAFIANAAGGLVAPLLNKKAIQADYKNANARQIQAIYHYQRTVLNAFTEVANGISKVEKYRSSVELKHSQVKALEESVSVATQLFQNARAEYIDVLFSQRDLLEARTDLIETKQQQLSAIVNTYQALGGGFLMSNAGEVYDEYFTPEPPQMDGGMGVPPVPDNFDMTSASGKASLMTGSEDQAPPAAPVTEIVLPPAPAPGKVSLESAQTEDESSPPSLGEVSLTPPIDDAALPPSLREDSL; encoded by the coding sequence ATGAGATGGAACTCCCCCACTGTTTTTTTATATAACGCGATTCAGCAACCGCATGTGATTGCTTTGGCGATGGTCTGCAGCATGCTGCTGCTTTCAGGGTGTCAGATCCCGGATCTGTTTGGTGCAGCTGAAGGAGCGCCTCTGCCGGATGACTTCAGCGGGAGAGCGAGTGTCGACAGCTCCGCTGACGTGGGCATCAAGGAATTCTTCGATGACCCAACGCTGACTTTTCTGATTGGTCAGGGGCTGGCATCGAACCAGGAACTGCAGATCCGCAACTGGGAAGTCCAGGTCGCCAGCAACGAGGTCCTGTCGCGACGAGGTGCTTATCTTCCCTTCGTCACGGTCGGAGCCGATGGTGGTTTTGATCGGACCAGTCGCTTCACTCCCCTGGGAGCCGCTGAGGATCAGTTGACCTACCCGGGTTCAGGCGGAGCGAATTTCCCGGATCCTCTGGGGAACGTAAGACTGTCAGCGAATCTGTTATGGCGGATTGACGTCTGGCGTGAATTGAGAAACGCCCGCGATGCTGCAGAACAGCGTTTGTGCGAAGCAATTGAACTGCGGAACTATTTCGTTACCCAGCTGGTGGCTGAGGTGGCAGACAATTACTATGAGCTGGCTGCTCTGGATCAGCGACTGGTCTATCTGAATCAGACCATTGAACTGCAGAAGAAAAGCCTGGAAGTAGCGAAGTTCCAGAAGGATGCGGCCCGGGGAACCGAACTGGGTGTCCAGCGATTCCTGGCGGAAGTTCGTAAAAACGAGAGTGAAAAGCTGATCGTAAGTCAGCGGATAATTGAAGTCGAGAACAGAATCAACTTCCTCGTTGGTCGATATCCACAAGCAGTGGACCGGGTTGGCTGGGATTTCATCAAGCTCGATTCGCAGCCTTTGCACGTCGGTGTTCCCTCACAGCTGCTGTTGAATCGTCGTGACATTCAGGCTGCGGAACGCGAAGTAGCTGCTTCGGGTCTGGATGTGCTGGTCGCCCGGGCTCGTTTCTTCCCCCGGTTTGATATTACTGCCAGCGTGGGATACGAGGCTTTCAATCCCCGTTACCTGTTTGATCCAGGTGCATTCATTGCGAATGCCGCCGGTGGTCTGGTCGCACCGCTGCTCAACAAGAAAGCCATCCAGGCGGATTACAAGAACGCGAACGCCCGCCAGATCCAGGCGATCTACCATTATCAGCGGACTGTGCTGAATGCATTCACGGAAGTCGCGAACGGCATCTCCAAAGTCGAGAAATACCGTTCCAGTGTCGAGCTCAAGCATAGCCAGGTGAAAGCCCTCGAAGAATCTGTTTCGGTGGCGACTCAGCTGTTCCAGAACGCCCGGGCGGAGTACATCGACGTGCTGTTCTCGCAGCGTGACCTGCTCGAAGCGAGAACCGACCTGATCGAGACCAAGCAGCAGCAGTTGTCTGCGATCGTCAATACCTACCAGGCTCTCGGTGGTGGTTTCCTGATGTCGAATGCCGGTGAAGTGTATGACGAATACTTCACCCCGGAGCCGCCTCAAATGGACGGTGGCATGGGTGTGCCTCCCGTACCGGATAATTTCGATATGACATCGGCCTCGGGTAAAGCCAGCCTGATGACAGGTTCGGAAGACCAGGCACCGCCGGCTGCTCCCGTCACGGAAATCGTGCTGCCGCCCGCGCCTGCACCGGGTAAAGTCAGTCTGGAATCAGCTCAGACTGAGGACGAATCGTCACCGCCTTCACTGGGCGAAGTCAGCCTGACACCGCCGATCGACGATGCGGCACTGCCTCCTTCGCTGCGTGAGGACAGCCTGTAG